CGCCGTGGGTGGACGTGTGGCTGTCGCCGCAGACGATCGTCGTGCCCGGCAGGGTGAAGCCCTGCTCCGGGCCGATGACATGGACGATGCCCTGGCGGATGTCGGCGGCGTCATAGTACTCGATGCCGAACTCGAGGGCGTTCTGGGCGAGCGCCTCCACCTGGGTGCGGCTTTCCTCGTCCTTGATGCCGAACTTGCGGTCGGGCGTGGTCGCGATGTTGTGGTCGACGACGGCGAGCGTCTTCTGCGGCGCGCGGACCTTGCGGCCGGTGGTGCGCAGCCCCTCGAACGCCTGCGGGCTCGTCACTTCATGGACGAGGTGGCGGTCGATATAGAGCAGCGCGGTGCCGTCTTCCTGGGTCTCGACGACATGGTCGTCCCAGATCTTGTCGTAGAGCGTGCGGGCCTTGGCCATGGATTGGGCCTCCGGATCAGCAAAAGGTGGCGGGTCTCATAGCCTTGAATGGTTCTCGAGAGAAGAGGCCTCAAGACCGATGCATGGCAGAGCCGATGTGGAACAGGAGCGAGGGCTCGCTCTGGCTGCTGGCGGCTGTGACGGGGAGATGAAAGAACCTCACCCCGACCCTCCCCTCACGAGGGGAGGGGGAAGGTCGCCCCTCACCGCGACCCGACGCGCTCGCAACGGCGGCGCACTGAGCCCCCTCCCCGCTTGCGGGGAGGGTTGGGGTGGGGTGAACCCCGTGAGATCAGACCCCGAAGCACCAGGCGAGCACGCCCTTCTGCGCGTGCAGACGGTTCTCGGCCTCGTCGAACACCACGGATTGTGGGCCGTCCATCACCTCGTCGGTGACTTCCTCGCCGCGATGGGCCGGCAGGCAGTGCATGAACAGCGCATCCGAATTCGCCGCGCTCATCAGCTGCTTGTTGACCTGATAGGCCTTGAGGAGATTGTGCCGACGGCCGGCATCCTCGTCGCCCATCGACACCCAGCAATCCGTCACCACGCAATCGGCCGCCGCCGCCGCATGATAGGGATCGGCTGACCAGGTTACGTCGGCGCCCTCGCGCTGGGCGGCCGCGATGATCTCGCGGCGCGGGGCCAGTTCCTCGGGCGTCGCGATGTTCAGCTTGAAGCCGAAGCGCGGCGCGGCCTGGATCCAGGATCCGAGCACGTTGTTGGCGTCACCCGTCCAGGCAATGGTCTTGCCACGGATGGGGCCCCGGTGCTCCTCGAAGGTCATGATGTCGGCCATGATCTGGCAGGGATGCGACATCTTGGTGAGGCCGTTGATCACCGGCACGGTGGCCGCATCAGCCAGCTCGCGCACCGCATTGTGGTCGAGCATGCGGATCATGATCGCATCGACATAGCGCGACAGGACCCGCGCCGTGTCCGAAATCGTCTCGCCACGGCCGAGCTGCATTTCGGCGCCCGTCAGCGTGATCGTCTCGCCGCCAAGCTCGCGCATGCCGACATCGAACGACACGCGGGTGCGCGTCGAGGGCCGCTCGAAGATCATCGCCAGCACCTTGCCAGCGAGCGGCTTCTCCGCCTCCGGGGTACGGCGCGTGCGCTTCAGGTTGCGGGCGCGCTCCAGGATCGCCTTGAGCTCGCCGGCATTGAAGTCACCGATATCGATGAAATGCTTGGGGGTTCCGGTGCCGGCGCTTCCGCCGACAACGGAGAGGGACTTGGCGGGGCTGGTCATTCGGCCGCTCCCCTGACAAGGCCGGCCTCGAGATGGCGCGCGGCGGTCTCCAGCCGATCGACAGCGAGTCCGATTTCCTCGTCGGTCACGGTCAGCGGCGGGATGAGGCGCAGCGCATTGTCGCCGGCCGGAACCGACAACAGGTTCTCCTTGCGCAGTTCCGCCGCGACCTCGGTATTGGCCACGACGCAATGTAGGCCGGTCAGCAGACCGAAACCGCGGACTTCGTCGAAGATCTTCGGATGGCGGTCGGCGACGCTGGCAAGCTTCTGCTTCAGAAGCAGCGACTTGCGCTGGACGTCGTCGAGGAAGCCGGGCGCCAGGACAATGTCCAGCACGGCATTGCCGACGGCCATGGCCAGCGGATTGCCGCCGAAGGTCGTGCCGTGGGTGCCGGGCGTGAAATTCGCCGCGCATTTCTCGACAGCCAGCACGGCGCCGAGCGGGAAGCCGCCGCCAATGCCCTTGGCGATCGACATGATGTCCGGCTCGATGCCGGCCCATTCATGGGCGAACAGTTTGCCGGTGCGGCCGACGCCGGACTGCACCTCATCGAGGATCAGGAGCAGGCCGTGCTTGTCGCAGAGCTCGCGCAGATAGCGCAGCTCCTCGTTGGACACGACGCGCAAGCCGCCCTCGCCCTGGATCGGCTCGATCATCAGGGCGGCGGTGTCCGGCCCGATCATCGCCTCCAGCGCCTCATGGTCGCCGAAGGGCACCTGGTCGAAGCCCTCGACCTTCGGGCCGAAGCCTTCCAGGTACTTCTTCTGGCCGCCGGCCGCGATGGTCGCGAGCGTGCGGCCGTGGAAGGCGCCCTCGAACGTGATGATGCGGAAGCGGTTCTCCTCGCCGCGCACGGCGTGGTACTTGCGCGCCATCTTGATGGCGCCCTCGTTGGCTTCCGCACCGGAATTGCAGAACAGCACGCTGTCGGCAAAGGTCGCGTCCACCAGCCGACGGGCCAGCCGGTCGCCATCGGGCACCTGATGCAGGTTGGAGACGTGCCAGAGCTTCTTGGCCTGCTCGGTCAGCACCTCGACGAGATGGGGATGGGCATGACCCAACGAATTGACCGCGATGCCGGAGCCGAAATCGAGCACTCGTCGCCCGTCCGCCGTCACCAGCCAGCTACCCTCGCCCCGCTCGAAAGCAAGTTCGGACCGCGCATAGTTCGGCATCAACGGGCTAATCACGTCGACCTCCTGTCGAAACTCCCGGGAGCTTCCAGATCAAACCGGTCGCCTGGAAAACCAGACTTCCAGAAACAATACGGCCGCCCTCAAGGGCGGCTCGGCACTGAAATTTATGCGGTCGAGACTGGTTAAAGTCAAGATTGGCGCGGGCTGCGAACGGCTGTCAGCCGCGGCGCCCCACCACCTCGCCGTCTTCCTTGACGAAGGTCTCGGGCGCCCCGTCGAGCAGTGCCAGCACCTCCTCCGAAGGCCGGCAGAGACGGGTCCCCTTCGGACTCTCGACGATGGGCCGGTTGATCAGGATCGGATGCGCCATCATGGCGTCGATCAGCTGGTCATCGGTCAGATCGGCCGCATCGAGGCCCAGTTCGGCATAGGGCGTGCCCTTTTCACGCAGAAGCGCGCGCGGCGTGAGGCCCATGGCCGCGATCAGCGACACGAGCTTCTCCCGGCTCGGCGGGGTCTTCAGATATTCGATCACCACCGGCTCCTCGCCCGCAGCCCGGATCATGGCGAGCGTGTTGCGCGAGGTGCCGCAGGAGGGGTTGTGATAGATCGTGATGGTCATGATGACACCTTTTCATGGGTGTTCCGGGAGCCAAGAAGCCAGCCCATCACGGCAAGACCGATGAGCGCGCCGGCAAGCTCGGCGCCGATGAACCCCGGCAGATCGACCGGCCGGATGCCGGAGAACGTGTTGGTCAGCGACCGGGCGATCGCCACCGCCGGATTGGCGAAGGATGTCGAGGCGGTGAACCAGTAGGCGGCGGTGATGTAAAGGCCGACCAGCCAGGGCACCGCATGGGACGCGAAGCGGATCCCGCCCAGGATCGTCATGACCAGGCCAAAGGCGGCGACACTTTCCGCGAACCATTGGGCCCCGCCGGTGCGCACCTTGGTGGAGAATTCGAACAGCGGCAGCGCGAACATCAGGTGGGCGATGAGAGTTCCAGCGACGCCGCCTGCGATCTGCGCCAGCACATAAAGCCCGGCCTCGCGGACCGGCAATTCGCCCCGGACGGCGAAGACCATCGACACGGCCGGATTGAAATGGGCGCCCGAGATCGGACCGAGCAGGGTGATCAGCACCACCAGGATCGCACCGGTTGGCAGCGTATTGGCGAGGAGCGCCAGCGCCACATCGCGCGTCAGGGTCTCGGCCATGATGCCGGAGCCGACCACGGTGGCAACCAGCACCGCGGTGCCCAGCGCCTCGGCGGCGAGCCGGCGCGGCAGATCGAACACACTCACGACCGGTCCCCACCCATGGGAGAGGTCGCACCCTCAAGCCGCCCGATCTCGTCGAGCCGGCTCTTCAGCACCATGCGATCGAGGGTGTCGAGCGGCAGCGCCACGAAGACCGAGATCCGGTTCTTCAGGTAGCGGAACGCTTCGTTGAAGGCCCGCTCCTTCTCCACCTCGCTGCCCTCGACCGCTGCCGGATCGGGAATGCCCCAATGGGCGGTCATCGGCTGGCCCGGCCAGACCGGACAGGCCTCGCCGGCGGCATTGTCGCAGACGGTGAAGACGAAATCGAACTTCGGACCATCCTGATTGGCGAACTCGTTCCAGCTCTTCGAGCGCATGCCCTCGGTTGGATAGCCAAAGGCCTCCAGCGTCTTAAGAGCCAGGGGATTGACCACGCCCTTCGGCTGGCTGCCGGCCGAGTAGGAACGGAACCTGCCCATGCCTTCCTTGCGCAGAATGCTCTCGGCCAGGACCGACCGGGCAGTGTTGCCGGTGCAGAGAAACAGGACGTTGAAGATGCGTGTTGTCATGAGCTTGGTTCCGTGACGGCGCAGCAGGGCGACAATTCGTTGATCAGCGGCATGCACAGGTCCGCCCGTCCCTGG
This region of Phreatobacter aquaticus genomic DNA includes:
- the argF gene encoding ornithine carbamoyltransferase, which translates into the protein MTSPAKSLSVVGGSAGTGTPKHFIDIGDFNAGELKAILERARNLKRTRRTPEAEKPLAGKVLAMIFERPSTRTRVSFDVGMRELGGETITLTGAEMQLGRGETISDTARVLSRYVDAIMIRMLDHNAVRELADAATVPVINGLTKMSHPCQIMADIMTFEEHRGPIRGKTIAWTGDANNVLGSWIQAAPRFGFKLNIATPEELAPRREIIAAAQREGADVTWSADPYHAAAAADCVVTDCWVSMGDEDAGRRHNLLKAYQVNKQLMSAANSDALFMHCLPAHRGEEVTDEVMDGPQSVVFDEAENRLHAQKGVLAWCFGV
- a CDS encoding aspartate aminotransferase family protein, giving the protein MISPLMPNYARSELAFERGEGSWLVTADGRRVLDFGSGIAVNSLGHAHPHLVEVLTEQAKKLWHVSNLHQVPDGDRLARRLVDATFADSVLFCNSGAEANEGAIKMARKYHAVRGEENRFRIITFEGAFHGRTLATIAAGGQKKYLEGFGPKVEGFDQVPFGDHEALEAMIGPDTAALMIEPIQGEGGLRVVSNEELRYLRELCDKHGLLLILDEVQSGVGRTGKLFAHEWAGIEPDIMSIAKGIGGGFPLGAVLAVEKCAANFTPGTHGTTFGGNPLAMAVGNAVLDIVLAPGFLDDVQRKSLLLKQKLASVADRHPKIFDEVRGFGLLTGLHCVVANTEVAAELRKENLLSVPAGDNALRLIPPLTVTDEEIGLAVDRLETAARHLEAGLVRGAAE
- the arsC gene encoding arsenate reductase (glutaredoxin) (This arsenate reductase requires both glutathione and glutaredoxin to convert arsenate to arsenite, after which the efflux transporter formed by ArsA and ArsB can extrude the arsenite from the cell, providing resistance.) — protein: MTITIYHNPSCGTSRNTLAMIRAAGEEPVVIEYLKTPPSREKLVSLIAAMGLTPRALLREKGTPYAELGLDAADLTDDQLIDAMMAHPILINRPIVESPKGTRLCRPSEEVLALLDGAPETFVKEDGEVVGRRG
- a CDS encoding aquaporin encodes the protein MSVFDLPRRLAAEALGTAVLVATVVGSGIMAETLTRDVALALLANTLPTGAILVVLITLLGPISGAHFNPAVSMVFAVRGELPVREAGLYVLAQIAGGVAGTLIAHLMFALPLFEFSTKVRTGGAQWFAESVAAFGLVMTILGGIRFASHAVPWLVGLYITAAYWFTASTSFANPAVAIARSLTNTFSGIRPVDLPGFIGAELAGALIGLAVMGWLLGSRNTHEKVSS
- a CDS encoding arsenate reductase ArsC — its product is MTTRIFNVLFLCTGNTARSVLAESILRKEGMGRFRSYSAGSQPKGVVNPLALKTLEAFGYPTEGMRSKSWNEFANQDGPKFDFVFTVCDNAAGEACPVWPGQPMTAHWGIPDPAAVEGSEVEKERAFNEAFRYLKNRISVFVALPLDTLDRMVLKSRLDEIGRLEGATSPMGGDRS